A genomic segment from Hippoglossus stenolepis isolate QCI-W04-F060 chromosome 3, HSTE1.2, whole genome shotgun sequence encodes:
- the pfkmb gene encoding phosphofructokinase, muscle b — MSCSSDPAVGAASFKSGTMAQPAPVHPTKMGVGRAIAVLTSGGDAQGMNAAVRATVRVGLYTGAKVYFVHEGYQGLVDGGDNIRLATWESVSMMLQLGGTVIGSARCMDFRNKEGRTKAACNLVKLGITNLCVIGGDGSLTGANQFKTEWSELLVDLVKAGKITANEAKCSSHLNIVGMVGSIDNDFCGTDMTIGTDSALHRIIEIVDAITTTAQSHQRTFILEVMGRYCGYLALVTALACGADWVFIPEMPPDDGWEEHLCRRLTEQRGRGSRLNVIIVAEGAMDRSGKPITCELVKNLVSERLSFDTRTTILGHVQRGGTPSAFDRILASRMGVEAVMALLEATPDTPACVVSLSGNMAVRLPLMECVQVTKDVTVAMSEGRFDDAVKLRGKSFENNWNTYQMLAHLHPPDTKSNINIAILNVGAPCAGMNAAVRSAVRIGLLQGHQMLAVHDGFDGLAHGKIETIGWSGVGGWTGKGGSNLGTKRSLPHMFMEEISLSITKFNIHALIIIGGFEAFVGGLEMVQAREKYEELCIPLVVVPATVSNNVPGSDFSVGADTALNTITMTCDRIKQSAAGTKRRVFIIETMGGYCGYLATMAGLASGADAAYIYEEPFNIHELELNVDHLVEKMKTTVKRGLILRNENSNANYTTDFIFNLYSEEGKGVFDCRKNVLGHMQQGGTPSPFDRNFATKMGIKSVLWLTAKLKECYRHGRIFANSSDSACVLGMKKRSLVFQPLTELKEQTDFEHRLPKTQWWLKLRPILKILAHYKIDLDTSEKTAMEHVIKKRGLVP, encoded by the exons GGTTACCAGGGTCTGGTGGATGGAGGTGATAATATCCGCCTTGCTACTTGGGAGAGTGTGtcgatgatgctgcagctg GGTGGGACTGTGATTGGTAGCGCCCGCTGCATGGATTTCCGCAACAAGGAGGGCCGCACCAAGGCTGCCTGCAACTTAGTCAAGCTGGGCATCACCAACCTGTGTGTGATTGGTGGCGATGGCAGTCTGACGGGCGCCAACCAGTTCAAAACAGAGTGGAGTGAGCTGCTGGTCGATCTGGTCAAAGCCG GTAAGATCACAGCCAACGAGGCCAAGTGTTCCTCTCACCTCAACATCGTCGGCATGGTGGGCTCCATTGACAATGACTTCTGTGGCACCGACATGACCATTGGCACGGACTCTGCCCTGCATCGCATCATAGAGATAGTGGATGCCATCACCACCACAGCACAGAG TCACCAGAGGACTTTCATCCTGGAGGTGATGGGCAGATACTGTGG TTACCTGGCTTTAGTGACAGCTCTGGCCTGTGGCGCTGACTGGGTGTTCATCCCTGAGATGCCTCCAGATGATGGATGGGAGGAGCATCTCTGCAGGAGACTGACAGAA CAAAGAGGTCGCGGCTCCCGTTTGAACGTCATCATTGTGGCAGAGGGAGCGATGGACCGCAGTGGAAAGCCTATTACCTGTGAGCTTGTCAAAAAT CTGGTATCAGAGAGGCTCAGCTTCGACACTCGTACGACCATCCTGGGGCACGTACAAAGAGGTGGAACCCCCTCTGCCTTTGACAGGATCTTG GCGAGCAGGATGGGAGTAGAGGCCGTGATGGCTCTGCTGGAGGCCACACCAGACACTCCTGCATGTGTGGTCAGCTTGTCTGGGAACATGGCTGTCAGGCTGCCTCTCATGGAGTGTGTGCAAGTG ACTAAAGACGTCACCGTAGCCATGTCTGAAGGGAGGTTTGACGATGCTGTGAAGCTCAGGGGAAA GAGCTTTGAAAACAATTGGAACACTTACCAAATGTTGGCTCATCTGCACCCCCCAGACACAAAG AGTAATATCAACATCGCCATCTTGAACGTGGGCGCTCCGTGTGCTGGGATGAATGCTGCAGTCCGTTCAGCTGTCAGGATCGGGCTTCTGCAGGGCCACCAGATGTTGGCAGTGCACGATGGATTCGATGGCTTGGCTCATGGGAAG ATTGAGACCATTGGTTGGTCTGGAGTGGGAGGATGGACAGGAAAGGGGGGCTCCAATCTGGGAACTAAGAG ATCCCTGCCACACATGTTCATGGAGGAGATCAGTCTGAGCATCACTAAGTTCAACATTCATGCTCTAATCATTATTGGAGGCTTTGAG GCGTTTGTTGGAGGTCTGGAGATGGTGCAGGCTCGAGAGAAGTATGAGGAGCTGTGCATTCCCCTTGTCGTCGTTCCTGCTACTGTCTCCAACAATGTTCCTGGATCTGACTTCAGTGTCGGAGCTGACACTGCCCTCAACACCATAACCATG ACATGTGACAGGATCAAACAATCGGCTGCCGGCACCAAGAGGAGAGTGTTTATAATTGAGACTATGGGAGGCTACTGTGGCTACCTGGCAACCATGGCTGGCCTGGCATCTGGGGCTGACGCTGCCTACATCTATGAGGAGCCTTTCAACATCCATGAACTAGAG TTGAACGTGGATCATCTGGTGGAGAAGATGAAGACCACTGTGAAGAGAGGACTGATTCTTAG AAATGAGAACAGCAATGCTAACTACACCACAGATTTTATCTTCAACCTGTACTCAGAGGAGGGCAAGGGTGTGTTTGACTGCAGAAAGAATGTACTCGGACATatgcagcag ggtGGAACGCCTAGTCCTTTCGACAGGAATTTTGCCACAAAGATGGGCATCAAGTCTGTCCTTTGGTTGACTGCCAAACTGAAGGAATGCTACAGACATG GTCGCATCTTTGCCAACTCTTCAGATTCAGCTTGTGTGCTGGGCATGAAGAAGAGAAGTTTGGTCTTCCAGCCTCTGACAGAACTTAAAGAACAGACTGACTTTGA aCACCGTCTTCCAAAGACACAGTGGTGGTTAAAGCTGAGGCCCATCCTGAAAATTCTGGCCCATTACAAGATCGACCTGGACACCTCTGAAAAGACTGCGATGGAACATGTCATTAAGAAGAGAGGCCTAGTTCCTTAG
- the espl1 gene encoding separin, which translates to MKCLKVDEFIKRTASVGETERLLQELENYVKSKPGLQGRTLCDRIIRACNQQLGVGCPDRDHVSLLVKLVECALHGYDISAALVPQSCPLYMEKIIFHIVKKLSSLEAHSLCSYVSGLVYSRLTTAQQGEDYSVLLRSCFSVLWNGLSANKDKKTLTPQEKLHCQMQALSFLLLFDTESTTPSFSKAPIYTEDAIAEFERASGAVTKEDASFLLQELRLLFNRCQTGGQGCKGEGSKQFIKKLSVYVVFEILLVAVRVLCKAGHYDLASTFLNDIEREVRDVSADCQCTALLLGRWAVEVHSTMKAGEESGQVLTNCARALRSLSADLGEQEAHAVVEGCGLVVWAVETGHNKGLSGPLLLAWFSFLEEYQDQILKMLKKNLTCQTEGSRLQQTLCYSIYQGFVYAYESMLASQLENGDILDRVLLYCQATAGQMMTEVRKLPSDSLHIKAVIAVSNLVCGLYNRRLYDQAFTLVEILCKDLCKSCPVSLSVDRLCRPFMLAVQTSRRAGQLERALDWVILWLKALGDNIPTHMAEPVSLWVKTKTDAARNSEEDIRLRTLRDGFGPDVPDEKVMLCLLEEELRAYKEVASDTAQERYNTLCDLLDICHEESSHTHLRAVYLCEMAQVVCFQDFSEQTDCSAVDFTHEALRLLEEESVTAENAERLKDDKAHASLWLFVCTLEKNLQEAIEKDIKLRELRNQKRCVANPIGTNDFDYEDKQKTEDSILLYEGLHFNLAAENKLCQPLERALGEWSALLQSPDLPSVRSPKQTCTSIALAAALFRLMGKPLKTLEAYQLTIGLSRQLSDTHGCASSLCHSASLLLDMGAPELALAQLEQAEKSLASETTNEGTSSLSMLPLLLKAQYYYSTGQVGLGVPYLCEVLKEVNEQRQSKSWYLLRARALQTCSSYLSLDTAALPQAERGRITEHGINSPDTALYEGLKLLCSLLVTLVGKGLYGSHGTSSDVRFIDQGDNLVLKWQLLSEVLNCSMKMVSVRSSCGAINDARLQCLEALKLAIKLQALSQCAELLVMKAELELMQGEREESSTDLENVRNLLDLCTDFSDQVQKTEVKIKPRKGRPAPKPQPPLPSPEDDFKDILSTRWIAKEPVVRDVTSSPPLKAQPRRWLSSLAHESDCQCPCCSEPCLGHATARWAATQADLVLKVESNDPKVSLKLQWATLSRCESITAKVGAKLAKLFPRCGPTKGSYKPSLMQDVVGRVYLHMSLACLEPRLNNICGIWKILKAGLAFVDCTPSPVLRPVRAGLMATKAIVSLITLASKKGCNPEELFSNAWTWNAPKDKELKSEQKNLPTLSLNKKPKDCLKIPDAPDKTKKATKAKAVKPKIQVMSSSSRGKDLVPKTPVMVKSKSAVKELSAFDFNTLVPTVACTPVQKVKPPASVRKAPRTASKQQFYVYEEFSPSQPVPAAPRRTKTSRFKVEFSDESDSEANTQAEAKEKTDAPKKRTTTRRAAQSAKTVPDPPAESKLPKRQAKGRKTTAVPRATSSEDDESLILQPPSTRRGRSRRELTKTEVETMEELDKMRTIEEESNEVLDMSIEELRTSDTEDNAASNFEILRRDICGRLPRDGLSELRSSGHLREGPQTQLPYSDTRPENLSLEDVESLLRSAWLDLQHFPSPTLHPTICALLALALGQQDPVTTALLHAESFAITSRHRTIRHLASCLKKLKKSSSELADQLDALSLNELSSTESKSTTEQRLIQLENIFSFPTADSSSFPQNLCQEFIQQLQHLPTGITVCMMSVLGVKPGEMGDSIILSRLQKGSAPVTVHISTSMQKRPISWLVQEMDSIQVEQKVVSSVSDKAKWWEGRRALDSRVEQLLKEMEGLLGCWKSFLLPLSSDPELFNQAQHLCKTLSAKGVTCSEEMLKALLSASSLLSQEELQRFTLGVSPHWHAECCQLVHTALSRPSVRDEPRGHVVLILDKYLQKLPWESISILKSHSVSRMPSLHSLIGLSIQKVNDSQSVLTQGVDTKKAFYVLDPDANLGNSQDRFKEWFSSNPDWEGVCGVAPDSGQLEEAVANKDLYIYVGHGAGARFLDGQTVLKTPIRAASLLFGCSSAALAVRGDQEGQGIILNYLIAGCPFALGNLWDVTDRDIDRFTKALLESWFAAGPGAPLLEHMGPSRQATNLKHLIGAAPVAYGLPVYLQ; encoded by the exons ATGAAATGCTTAAAGGTGGACGAGTTCATCAAGCGGACTGCTTCCGTGGGGGAGACGGAGCGTTTGCTCCAGGAGCTCGAG AATTATGTGAAGAGTAAGCCAGGCCTTCAGGGTCGCACGCTGTGTGACCGGATCATCAGAGCCTGTAACCAGCAACTTGGAGTTGGATGCCCTGACCGGGACCATGTCAGTCTGCTGGTGAAGCTGGTGGAGTGTGCCCTTCATGGCTATGACATTTCTGCAGCACTTGTTCCTCAGAGCTGTCCGCTGTACATGGAAAAGATCATTTTCCATATCGTCAAGAAGCTGAGCTCCCTAGAAGCTCACAGCCTGTGCAGCTATGTGTCTGGGTTGGTTTACAGCAGGCTTACTACAGCACAACAG GGTGAGGACTACTCTGTTCTTTTGCGGAGCTGTTTCTCGGTGCTCTGGAATGGACTATCTGCTAACAAAGACAAGAAGACCCTAACTCCTCAAGAAAAACTCCACTGCCAGATGCAAGCTCTGAGCTTCCTCCTGTTGTTCGACACAGAAAGTACAACTCCCTCCTTCTCCAAAGCTCCCATATACACAGAGGATGCCATCGCTGAGTTTGAGAGGGCCTCTGGAGCGGTGACCAAGGAGGATGCCTCTTTTCTGCTCCAGGAATTGCGCTTGCTTTTCAACAGATGCCAGACTGGAGGTCAAGGCTGCAAGGGGGAAGGGTCAAAGCAGTTTATTAAGAAATTAAGCGTATATGTGGTTTTTGAAATCCTGCTAGTTGCTGTTCGGGTGCTTTGTAAGGCGGGACACTACGATCTGGCTTCCACCTTCCTGAATGATATTGAGAGAGAGGTCCGAGACGTCTCTGCTGACTGTCAGTGTACAGCTCTGTTGCTTGGCAGGTGGGCTGTAGAAGTTCATTCAACAATGAAGGCTGGTGAGGAGAGTGGCCAGGTTTTGACAAACTGTGCTCGAGCTTTGAGGTCTCTCTCTGCCGACCTGGGAGAACAAGAAGCTCATGCAGTTGTGGAAGGTTGTGGACTTGTGGTGTGGGCTGTCGAGACTGGCCACAACAAGGGATTAAGTGGTCCTCTGCTCCTGGCTTGGTTTTCATTCCTGGAGGAGTATCAAGATCAgatattaaaaatgttgaaaaag AATCTGACATGCCAGACTGAGGGCAGCCGACTGCAACAGACCCTTTGTTACAGTATTTACCAAGGCTTTGTATATGCTTATGAGAGCATGCTTGCATCACAG cTGGAGAACGGTGACATACTGGACCGAGTGCTGCTGTACTGCCAAGCCACAGCTGGGCAGATGATGACTGAGGTGCGCAAGCTGCCAAGTGACAGTCTTCACATCAAAGCAG TGATAGCTGTGAGCAACTTAGTGTGTGGATTGTACAACCGACGTCTCTATGACCAGGCCTTCACGCTAGTTGAGATCCTCTGCAAGGATCTTTGCAAGAGTTGCCCCGTCTCACTCTCTGTTGATCGG TTGTGCCGACCCTTCATGCTGGCTGTGCAGACTTCTCGGCGAGCTGGACAATTGGAGCGAGCACTCGACTGGGTGATTCTGTGGCTGAAAGCCCTGGGGGATAACATTCCCACTCATATGGCTGAACCAGTCTCCCTGTGGGTGAAAACCAAGACTGATGCAGCACGTAACTCTGAGGAGGACATCAGACTCAG GACGTTACGTGATGGTTTTGGTCCCGACGTCCCTGATGAGAAAGTGATGCTCTGCCTTTTGGAGGAAGAGCTACGTGCCTATAAGGAGGTGGCAAGTGACACTGCCCAGGAACGTTATAACACACTTTGTGACCTGTTGGACATCTGCCATGAGGAGAGCTCCCACACCCACCTACGTGCTGTCTACCTCTGTGAAATGGCCCAAGTTGTGTGTTTCCAGGATTTCAGTGAACAGACTGATTG CTCTGCAGTTGATTTTACCCATGAAGCTTTGCGGCTACTGGAAGAAGAATCTGTGACTGCAGAGAACGCTGAAAGACTAAAAGATGACAAGGCCCATGCTTCTCTTTGGCTCTTTGTCTGCACTCTTGAGAAGAATCTTCAGGAG GCCATTGAGAAGGACATCAAATTGCGCGAGTTGCGTAACCAGAAAAGATGTGTGGCCAATCCCATAGGAACCAACGATTTTGACTATGAAGACAAGCAGAAAACAGAGGACAGCATTCTGCTCTATGAAGGCCTGCATTTCAACCTGGCTGCAGAAAACA aATTGTGCCAACCTTTGGAAAGAGCTCTGGGTGAGTGGTCTGCTCTTCTGCAGAGTCCAGATCTGCCTTCTGTCAGGAGCCCCAAACAGACCTGCACCTCCATTGCTCTGGCTGCAGCTCTCTTCAGACTAATGGGAAAG CCTTTAAAGACTTTGGAAGCTTACCAACTCACAATTGGACTTTCACGTCAACTCTCTGACACACATGGTTGTGCCAGCTCCCTCTGTCACTCAGCCAGCCTCCTACTGGATATGGGTGCCCCTGAACTCGCTTTG GCCCAGTTAGAGCAAGCAGAAAAAAGTCTTGCCTCAGAAACCACCAATGAGGGAACTTCTTCCCTCTCTATGCTGCCCCTGCTGTTGAAAGCTCAGTACTACTACAGCACAGGACAG GTGGGTCTTGGAGTGCCTTATCTGTGCGAGGTGCTTAAAGAGGTGAATGAGCAGAGACAGTCGAAAAGTTGGTACCTGCTTCGTGCTCGGGCTCTGCAGACCTGCAGCTCCTACCTCAGTTTGGACACAGCTGCACTGCCACAGGCTGAGCGCGGACGTATCACTGAACATG GTATAAATAGCCCTGACACTGCTCTGTATGAAGGACTGAAGCTTCTCTGCAGCCTGCTGGTCACTTTAGTGGGGAAAGGCCTGTATGGGTCTCATGGCACCAGCTCGGATGTGCGCTTTATCGACCAAG GAGATAACCTGGTGCTGAAATGGCAGCTGCTCTCAGAGGTGTTAAACTGCTCCatgaagatggtttctgttagGAGCAGCTGTGGGGCCATCAATGATGCCAGGCTCCAATGCCTAGAAGCTCTTAAACTGGCCATAAAGTTGCAGGCACTCAGCCA ATGTGCTGAGCTGCTGGTGATGAAAGCGGAGTTGGAGCTGatgcagggggagagagaagaaagtagTACTgatttggaaaatgtcagaaacctTCTGGACCTCTGCACAG ATTTCTCTGATCAGGTGCAGAAGACGGAGGTAAAAATCAAACCCCGGAAAGGTCGACCAGCGCCGAAACCTCAGCCTCCTCTACCTTCACCTGAGGATGATTTTAAAGACATCCTGAGCACTAGGTGGATTGCTAAAGAACCTGTAGTAAGGGACGTGACCAGCTCGCCACCTCTCAAGGCCCAACCACGTCGTTGGCTCTCCTCCCTGGCACATGAATCTGACTGTCAGTGCCCCTGCTGCTCGGAGCCCTGTCTGGGCCATGCCACTGCTCGCTGGGCTGCTACACAGGCTGATTTGGTTCTCAAGGTGGAGTCCAATGACCCCAAAGTCAGTCTGAAGCTTCAATGGGCAACATTATCCCGCTGTGAGAGCATCACTGCCAAAGTTGGGGCAAAATTGGCTAAACTCTTCCCTCGCTGTGGCCCCACAAAAGGCTCCTATAAACCCTCCCTGATGCAAGATGTAGTGGGTCGTGTGTACCTTCACATGTCCCTGGCCTGTCTGGAACCAAGGCTCAACAACATTTGTGGTATATGGAAAATACTGAAAGCTGGTTTAGCATTTGTTGATTGCACACCCTCTCCTGTGCTAAGACCTGTGAGAGCTGGCTTAATGGCAACCAAAGCCATAGTGTCATTGATCACCTTGGCTTCCAAAAAGGGTTGCAACCCAGAGGAGCTCTTCTCAAATGCGTGGACTTGGAATGCACCGAAAGACAAAGAGCTGAAATCAGAACAGAAAAATCTACCTACCTTGTCCTTGAATAAAAAGCCTAAAGACTGCCTTAAAATCCCTGATGCTCCTGACAAAACAAAGAAGGCAACAAAGGCCAAGGCTGTCAAGCCCAAGATTCAAGTGATGAGCTCCTCAAGCAGAGGAAAGGATCTGGTTCCCAAGACACCAGTAATGGTTAAGTCAAAGTCTGCTGTTAAGGAGCTCAGCGCTTTCGACTTCAACACATTGGTGCCTACTGTGGCTTGCACTCCTGTTCAAAAAGTGAAACCTCCTGCTTCAGTGAGGAAAGCACCAAGAACTGCCTCGAAGCAACAGTTTTATGTGTATGAAGAGTTTTCACCTTCCCAGCCAGTGCCCGCTGCCCCCAGACGCACCAAGACATCACGTTTTAAG GTGGAGTTTAGTGATGAGAGTGACTCCGAGGCTAATACCCAAGCAGAGgccaaagaaaaaacagacgCACCTAAAAAGCGAACAACTACCAGAAGAGCTGCCCAGAGTGCTAAAACAGTCCCagatccacctgcagagagcaAACTCCCCAAGAGGCAGGCTAAGGGTAGAAAAACCACTGCAGTGCCGAGGGCCACGTCCTCCGAGGACGACGAAAGTTTGATCCTTCAACCTCCGTCAACAAGAAGAGGTAGAAGCAGAAGGGAGCTGACCAAGACAGAGGTGGAAACgatggaggagctggacaaAATGAGGACCATCGAGGAGGAATCTAATGAAGTTCTGGACATGAGCATCGAAGAGCTTAGGACATCAGACACTGAGGACAATGCTGCTTCAA ATTTTGAAATCCTGCGGAGGGATATATGTGGTCGCCTGCCGCGAGATGGTTTGTCTGAGCTGAGGAGCAGTGGTCATCTGAGAGAAGGGCCACAAACCCAACTCCCCTACTCAGACACCAGGCCAG AGAATCTGTCCCTGGAGGATGTTGAGTCGTTGCTCCGCTCAGCCTGGCTGGACCTTCAGCACTTCCCTTCTCCCACTCTCCACCCAACCATCTGTGCTCTCCTGGCCCTGGCACTGGGGCAGCAGGATCCTGTAACCACAGCACTGCTACACGCCGAGTCCTTTGCCATCACGAGCCGTCATCGCACAATCAGGCATTTAGCCAGTTGTCTCAA AAAGCTGAAAAAGTCGTCCAGTGAACTTGCGGACCAGCTCGATGCTCTGAGTCTAAATGAGCTCAGTTCAACAGAGTCCAAGAGTACTACTGAACAGAGGTTGATTCAGTTGGAGAACATCTTCTCCTTCCCCACTGCTGACTCCTCATCTTTCCCCCAGAACCTCTGCCAAGAGTTTATCCAACAACTTCAGCACCTTCCCACAG GGATAACTGTGTGCATGATGTCTGTGCTTGGAGTAAAACCTGGGGAAATGGGCGACAGCATCATACTTTCACGTCTCCAGAAAGGATCTGCACCCGTCACTGTTCATATCTCCACATCTATGCAAAAG CGTCCCATTAGTTGGCTCGTGCAGGAGATGGACAGTATTCAGGTGGAACAGAAAGTTGTGAGCTCTGTGTCTGATAAAGCCAAGTGGTGGGAGGGCCGCAGGGCGCTTGACTCTCGAGTTGAG CAACTGttgaaagagatggagggattgCTCGGATGCTGGAAGAGCTTTCTTCTCCCCCTTTCTTCAGATCCAGAACTTTTCAATCAGGCCCAGCACCTTTGCAAAACCTTGTCTGCTAAAGGAGTGACATGCAGTGAGGAGATGTTGAAG GCGTTGCTGTCTGCATCTTCTCTGCTGTCTCAAGAAGAATTGCAAAGATTTACTCTTGGAGTTTCTCCACACTGGCATGCGGAGTGTTGCCAGCTCGTCCATACAGCCCTTTCCCGGCCCTCAGTTAGAGACGAGCCCCGTGGTCATGTTGTTCTGATCCTGGACAAG TACCTTCAGAAGTTGCCATGGGAGAGCATCTCCATCTTAAAGTCTCACTCTGTCAGTCGGATGCCTTCCCTGCACTCACTGATTGGACTGAGCATTCAGAAAGTG AATGACTCTCAATCCGTCCTGACACAAGGTGTGGATACAAAGAAGGCGTTCTATGTGCTAGACCCTGATGCCAATTTAGGCAACTCTCAGGACAGGTTCAAGGAATGGTTTAGCAG TAACCCGGACTGGGaaggtgtgtgtggggttgCTCCTGACTCGGGTCAGCTGGAAGAAGCAGTGGCCAACAAGGATCTGTACAT CTACGTGGGTCACGGAGCAGGCGCTCGGTTCCTCGACGGTCAGACGGTCCTGAAGACGCCGATAAGAGCAGCGTCTCTTCTCTTTGGCTGCAGTAGTGCTGCTCTGGCCGTGCGTGGGGACCAGGAGGGACAAGGCATAATCCTCAATTACCTCATCGCAGGCTG ccCGTTTGCTTTGGGAAACCTGTGGGATGTGACTGATCGGGACATTGATCGCTTCACCAAAGCTTTGTTGGAGTCCTGGTTCGCTGCTGGACCTGGAGCTCCCCTCCTGGAACACATGGGCCCATCGCGTCAGGCCACAAACCTTAAACACCTGATCGGGGCTGCACCTGTGGCCTACGGTTTACCTGTCTACCTGCAGTAG
- the LOC118104971 gene encoding ATP-dependent 6-phosphofructokinase, muscle type-like, with protein MPPDDGWEEHLCRRLTEQRGRGSRLNVIIVAEGAMDRSGKPISCELVKHLVSERLSFDTRTTILGHVQRGGTPSAFDRILASRMGVEAVMALLEAAPDTPACVVSLSGNMAVRLPLMECVQVTKDVTIAMSEGRFDDAVKLRGKSFENNWNT; from the exons ATGCCTCCAGATGATGGATGGGAGGAGCATCTCTGCAGGAGACTGACAGAA CAAAGAGGTCGCGGCTCCCGTTTGAACGTCATCATTGTGGCAGAGGGAGCGATGGACCGCAGTGGAAAGCCTATTTCCTGTGAGCTAGTCAAACAT CTGGTATCAGAGAGGCTCAGCTTCGACACTCGTACGACCATCCTGGGGCACGTACAAAGAGGTGGAACCCCCTCTGCCTTTGACAGGATCTTG GCGAGCAGGATGGGAGTAGAGGCCGTGATGGCTCTGCTGGAGGCCGCACCAGACACTCCTGCATGTGTGGTCAGCTTGTCTGGGAACATGGCTGTCAGGCTGCCTCTCATGGAGTGTGTGCAAGTG ACTAAAGACGTCACCATAGCCATGTCTGAAGGGAGGTTTGACGATGCTGTGAAGCTCAGGGGAAA GAGCTTTGAAAACAACTGGAACACTTAG